One window of Alteriqipengyuania lutimaris genomic DNA carries:
- the nuoF gene encoding NADH-quinone oxidoreductase subunit NuoF has protein sequence MSLADKDRIFTNLYGFQDWGLKAAQARGDWDDTKALLTKGQDAIIEDVKASGLRGRGGAGFPTGMKWSFMPKESKDGRPSFLVINADESEPGSCKDREIIRHDPHKLIEGALVAGFAMRARAAYIYIRGEYIREAETLQAAIDEAYDAGLIGKNACGSGYDYDVFLHRGAGAYICGEETALIESLEGKKGQPRLKPPFPAGAGLYGCPTTVNNVESIAVVPTILRRGPAWFDGFGREKNSGTKLFQISGHVEKPCVVEEEMSIPFRELIERHCGGIRGGWDNLLAVIPGGSSVPLVPAEQIMDCPMDFDGLKELGSGLGTAAVIVMDKSTDIVRAISRISYFYKHESCGQCTPCREGTGWMWRVMKRLETGDADIDEIDMLHTVTKQVEGHTICALGDAAAWPIQGLIRHFRPELERRIAERAEAMQEAAE, from the coding sequence GTGAGTCTCGCCGACAAGGACCGCATTTTCACCAACCTCTACGGTTTTCAGGACTGGGGCCTGAAGGCCGCGCAGGCCCGTGGCGACTGGGACGATACCAAGGCGCTGCTGACCAAGGGGCAGGACGCGATCATCGAGGACGTGAAGGCGTCCGGTCTGCGTGGGCGCGGCGGTGCCGGCTTCCCGACGGGCATGAAGTGGTCCTTCATGCCCAAGGAAAGCAAGGATGGCCGCCCGAGCTTCCTCGTCATCAATGCCGACGAATCCGAGCCGGGTTCGTGCAAGGACCGCGAGATCATCCGCCACGATCCGCACAAGCTGATCGAGGGCGCGCTGGTCGCGGGCTTCGCGATGCGCGCGCGTGCCGCCTATATCTACATCCGCGGCGAATATATTCGCGAGGCCGAGACGCTGCAGGCCGCGATCGACGAGGCTTACGATGCCGGTCTGATCGGGAAGAACGCCTGCGGTTCGGGCTACGACTACGACGTCTTCCTCCATCGCGGCGCGGGCGCTTACATTTGCGGCGAGGAAACGGCGCTGATCGAAAGCCTCGAGGGCAAGAAGGGCCAGCCGCGCCTCAAGCCGCCGTTCCCGGCGGGTGCGGGCCTCTATGGCTGTCCGACGACGGTGAACAATGTCGAATCGATCGCGGTCGTACCTACGATCCTTCGGCGCGGTCCGGCATGGTTCGACGGCTTCGGACGCGAGAAGAACTCTGGCACCAAGCTGTTCCAGATCAGCGGGCATGTCGAGAAACCCTGCGTGGTTGAGGAAGAGATGAGCATTCCCTTCCGCGAACTGATCGAGCGGCACTGCGGTGGCATCCGTGGCGGTTGGGACAACCTGCTGGCGGTGATCCCGGGCGGCTCGTCCGTGCCGCTGGTCCCGGCCGAGCAGATCATGGACTGCCCGATGGATTTCGACGGGTTGAAGGAACTGGGCAGCGGCCTCGGCACCGCCGCCGTGATCGTGATGGACAAGTCGACCGATATCGTGCGTGCCATCAGTCGCATCTCGTACTTCTACAAGCACGAGAGCTGCGGCCAGTGCACGCCGTGCCGTGAGGGCACCGGGTGGATGTGGCGCGTGATGAAGCGGCTCGAGACGGGCGATGCGGACATCGACGAGATCGACATGCTCCACACCGTGACCAAGCAGGTGGAAGGCCACACGATCTGCGCGCTGGGCGATGCCGCCGCATGGCCGATCCAAGGGCTGATCCGGCATTTCCGCCCCGAGCTGGAGCGGCGCATCGCCGAGCGCGCCGAAGCGATGCAGGAGGCAGCGGAGTGA
- the nuoE gene encoding NADH-quinone oxidoreductase subunit NuoE, giving the protein MADRSVAPDTPELRERWGNFAFSAEYEAKAKKAIARYPEGRSKSAVMPLLDLAQRQVGEETDTQGWLPLPVIEYVAGYLDMPVIRVLEVATFYFMYNLVPVGKYHVQVCGTTPCMLRGSDDIIAACKARGMKKGAVSEDGLWTLTEVECMGNCATAPMVQINDDNYEDLTVDRLDAVLDALAKGEQPKTGTQEPGRHTSEPSGGPTTLKEMVTENHDYRGEW; this is encoded by the coding sequence ATGGCTGACCGTTCCGTCGCACCCGACACCCCCGAACTGCGTGAGCGCTGGGGCAATTTCGCGTTCTCCGCCGAGTATGAGGCGAAGGCGAAGAAGGCCATTGCGCGTTACCCGGAAGGGCGCAGCAAGTCGGCGGTGATGCCGCTGCTCGACCTTGCACAGCGCCAGGTCGGCGAGGAAACCGATACGCAGGGGTGGCTGCCGCTGCCCGTGATCGAGTATGTCGCAGGCTATCTCGACATGCCGGTGATCCGCGTGCTCGAAGTCGCGACATTCTACTTCATGTACAACCTCGTGCCCGTGGGTAAGTACCACGTGCAGGTATGCGGCACGACGCCGTGCATGCTGCGCGGCAGCGACGACATCATCGCGGCGTGCAAGGCGCGGGGCATGAAGAAGGGCGCGGTGTCCGAAGACGGCCTGTGGACGCTGACCGAAGTCGAATGCATGGGCAATTGCGCAACCGCGCCGATGGTCCAGATCAACGACGACAACTACGAAGACCTGACGGTCGACCGGCTCGACGCCGTGCTCGATGCGCTGGCCAAGGGCGAACAGCCCAAGACGGGCACACAGGAGCCGGGCCGCCACACGTCCGAGCCGAGCGGCGGGCCGACCACGCTCAAGGAAATGGTCACCGAGAACCACGATTACCGGGGTGAATGGTGA
- a CDS encoding NADH-quinone oxidoreductase subunit D, whose product MAHGLTIEESPTTGDDEITNYTINFGPQHPAAHGVLRMVMELDGEIVERVDPHVGLLHRGTEKLIEHKTYLQALPYFDRLDYCSPLCQEHSYVLAIEKLLNLEVPIRAQYLRVLFAELTRISNHMLNIGAHVMDVGAMTPNLWVFELREDCMNFFERASGARMHSAWFRPGGVHQDVPEKLLVDIGEWIEGRLPELFGDAMSLVTDNRIFKQRNVDIAVVSREDAIKWGFSGPLIRAAGVPWDLRKSQPYDVYDRMDFEIPVGTNSDCYDRFMVRVQEVYQSARIIKQCLTEMPSGPIASDDRKVVPPKRGEMKQSMEALIHHFKLYTEGFHVPAGEVYVATESPKGEFGVFLVSDGSNKPYRCKIRPTAFSHLQAMDMMTRGHMLADATAILGAIDVVFGECDR is encoded by the coding sequence ATGGCACACGGACTGACGATCGAGGAATCGCCGACCACCGGCGACGACGAGATCACGAACTACACGATCAATTTCGGGCCGCAGCACCCTGCGGCCCACGGCGTGCTGCGCATGGTGATGGAGCTCGACGGCGAGATCGTGGAGCGTGTGGACCCGCATGTCGGCCTGCTCCACCGCGGCACCGAAAAGCTGATCGAGCACAAGACCTACCTGCAGGCGCTGCCCTATTTCGACCGGCTCGATTACTGCTCGCCGCTGTGCCAGGAGCACAGCTACGTGCTCGCGATCGAGAAGCTGCTCAACCTCGAAGTGCCGATCCGCGCGCAGTACCTGCGCGTGCTGTTCGCCGAGCTGACCCGCATTTCCAACCACATGCTCAACATCGGCGCGCATGTGATGGATGTCGGCGCGATGACGCCCAACCTGTGGGTGTTCGAGCTGCGCGAAGACTGCATGAACTTCTTCGAACGCGCCAGCGGCGCACGCATGCATTCGGCCTGGTTCCGCCCCGGCGGTGTGCATCAGGACGTGCCCGAGAAGCTGCTGGTCGATATCGGCGAATGGATCGAGGGGCGGCTGCCCGAGCTGTTCGGCGATGCGATGAGCCTTGTCACCGACAACCGCATCTTCAAGCAGCGCAATGTCGATATCGCGGTCGTGAGCCGCGAAGACGCGATCAAGTGGGGCTTTTCGGGCCCGCTGATCCGTGCGGCGGGCGTGCCGTGGGATCTGCGCAAGTCGCAGCCCTACGACGTGTACGACCGGATGGATTTCGAGATTCCGGTTGGCACCAATTCGGACTGCTACGACCGCTTCATGGTCCGCGTGCAGGAAGTCTACCAGAGCGCGCGCATCATCAAGCAGTGCCTGACGGAAATGCCCTCGGGCCCGATCGCCAGCGACGACCGCAAGGTGGTGCCGCCCAAGCGCGGCGAGATGAAGCAGTCGATGGAAGCGCTGATCCATCACTTCAAGCTCTACACCGAAGGCTTCCACGTGCCCGCGGGCGAGGTCTACGTCGCGACCGAGAGCCCCAAGGGCGAGTTCGGCGTCTTCCTCGTCAGCGACGGGTCGAACAAACCCTATCGCTGCAAGATCCGCCCGACGGCGTTCTCGCACCTGCAGGCGATGGACATGATGACCAGGGGCCACATGCTGGCCGACGCCACCGCCATCCTCGGCGCGATCGACGTCGTCTTCGGGGAGTGTGACCGGTGA
- a CDS encoding NADH-quinone oxidoreductase subunit C, whose protein sequence is MTVLHSAPRFTRIDGLKDTLSGALGAMLVEAREEHGELSLRVERDRIEDALRVLRDDHGYQQLMEIAGVDYPSRPERFEVVYMLLSLTLNSRIMVKVSAAEATPVPTVTTLWPNAGWLEREVFDLYGVVFAGNMDLRRILTDYGFEGHPFRKDFPLTGYVELRYSEEEQRVVYEPVELAQDLRSFDFLSPWEGADYVLPGDEKAHTPPVDESKTTDSPKETGAGKKTDEKADEKVSEGAPAEEMTGEDRTPAPEPTEDRKDRPERKGDTKDTAAATQPEGKSADKD, encoded by the coding sequence ATGACCGTCCTCCACTCCGCCCCCCGCTTCACCCGGATCGATGGCTTGAAGGATACGCTTTCGGGCGCGCTCGGCGCGATGCTGGTCGAGGCGCGCGAGGAGCACGGCGAGCTATCGCTGCGGGTCGAGCGCGATCGGATCGAAGATGCGCTGCGCGTGCTGCGCGACGATCACGGCTACCAGCAGCTGATGGAGATCGCCGGAGTCGACTATCCGAGCCGTCCCGAACGGTTCGAGGTGGTCTACATGCTGCTCTCGCTCACGCTCAACAGCCGCATCATGGTCAAGGTCAGCGCCGCCGAAGCGACGCCCGTGCCTACGGTCACGACCTTGTGGCCCAATGCGGGCTGGCTCGAGCGTGAGGTGTTCGACCTGTACGGCGTGGTCTTCGCGGGCAATATGGACCTGCGGCGGATCCTGACCGATTACGGCTTCGAAGGGCATCCCTTCCGCAAGGACTTCCCGCTGACCGGCTATGTCGAGCTGCGCTATTCAGAGGAAGAGCAGCGGGTGGTTTACGAGCCGGTCGAGCTCGCCCAGGACCTGCGCAGCTTCGACTTCCTCTCGCCCTGGGAAGGCGCGGATTACGTGCTGCCCGGCGACGAGAAGGCGCATACGCCGCCAGTCGACGAATCGAAGACGACCGACAGCCCCAAGGAAACCGGGGCGGGCAAGAAGACGGACGAGAAAGCCGACGAGAAAGTGAGCGAGGGCGCTCCGGCCGAGGAAATGACCGGCGAGGATCGCACCCCCGCACCCGAGCCGACCGAGGACCGCAAGGACCGCCCGGAACGCAAGGGCGACACGAAGGACACTGCTGCCGCGACGCAGCCTGAAGGCAAGTCGGCGGACAAGGATTGA
- a CDS encoding NuoB/complex I 20 kDa subunit family protein, which translates to MSDNQTITPAGRDPHLQPTAKPGEVRAPDQEYFNALSTEVNDKGFLLTSTEDLFQWARTGSLWWMTFGLACCAVEMIHVNMPRYDMERFGVAPRASPRQSDVMIVAGTLCNKMAPALRKVYDQMSNPKYVISMGSCANGGGYYHYSYSVVRGCDRIVPVDIYVPGCPPTAEALLYGVMQLQRKIRRSGTVER; encoded by the coding sequence ATGAGCGATAATCAGACCATCACTCCTGCCGGGCGGGACCCGCACTTGCAGCCGACGGCCAAGCCGGGCGAGGTGCGCGCGCCGGATCAGGAATATTTCAACGCTCTCTCGACCGAAGTGAACGACAAGGGCTTCCTGCTGACCAGCACCGAAGACCTGTTCCAGTGGGCGCGCACGGGCTCGCTCTGGTGGATGACGTTCGGTTTGGCGTGCTGCGCGGTGGAGATGATCCACGTCAATATGCCGCGCTACGACATGGAGCGTTTCGGTGTCGCGCCGCGCGCGAGCCCGCGGCAGAGCGACGTGATGATCGTCGCGGGTACGCTGTGCAACAAGATGGCCCCCGCGCTGCGCAAGGTCTACGACCAGATGTCGAACCCGAAATATGTCATTTCGATGGGGTCGTGCGCCAATGGCGGCGGCTATTACCACTATTCCTACAGCGTCGTACGCGGCTGCGACCGGATCGTGCCGGTCGACATCTACGTGCCCGGGTGCCCGCCGACCGCCGAAGCGCTGCTCTATGGCGTGATGCAGCTGCAGCGGAAGATCCGCCGCAGCGGGACGGTGGAACGATGA
- the ndhC gene encoding NADH-quinone oxidoreductase subunit A, producing the protein MIDLEQYLPILLFLGVALAISCVFVFLPMGVSRLTGTHNPTAEKLSEYECGFPAFEEPRSQFDVRFYLVAISFIIFDLEASFLFPWAVSLDETGWTGWLAMMSFLGILAIGLTYEWKKGALEWE; encoded by the coding sequence GTGATCGATCTCGAACAATATCTGCCCATCCTCCTGTTCCTCGGCGTGGCGCTGGCGATCTCGTGCGTCTTCGTGTTCCTGCCGATGGGTGTCAGCCGTCTGACCGGCACGCATAACCCCACGGCAGAGAAGCTGAGCGAGTATGAATGCGGCTTTCCCGCCTTCGAAGAGCCGCGCAGCCAGTTCGACGTGCGCTTCTACCTCGTTGCGATCAGCTTCATCATTTTCGATCTCGAGGCATCCTTCCTCTTCCCATGGGCGGTAAGCCTGGACGAGACCGGCTGGACGGGCTGGCTTGCTATGATGAGCTTTCTCGGGATTTTGGCGATCGGGCTGACTTACGAGTGGAAAAAGGGCGCGTTGGAGTGGGAGTAG
- a CDS encoding thiolase family protein, with amino-acid sequence MAQFSKADPIVILSYARTPMGGMQGALADASATDLGATAVKAAVDRSGVPVDSFDRTYMGCVLPAGLGQAPARQASIKAGLPKSVQATTVNKVCGSGMQTVIMGSEALASGSVNYVVAGGMESMTNAPYLLKKHRSGARLGHDTAYDHMFLDGLEDAYEEGRAMGTFAQETADEYQLTREQMDEYSIESLRRANAAIESGAFADEVVPITIVTRKGETVVEHDEQPGKGKPDNIPSLRPAFAKDGTITAATSSSISDGAAAVVLTRESVAKENGQTPVAKIVALAAHAQEPAKFTVAPIGAIEKVLEQAGWSADEVDLWEVNEAFACVAMFAMRDIGIPHEKINVNGGGTALGHPIGASGTRIIVTLLNALKQQGKKKGIASLCIGGGEATAVAVEMM; translated from the coding sequence ATGGCCCAGTTTTCCAAGGCAGACCCGATCGTCATCCTCTCCTACGCACGCACGCCCATGGGCGGCATGCAGGGCGCGCTGGCCGACGCCTCGGCGACCGATCTCGGCGCGACGGCGGTAAAGGCGGCGGTGGACCGCTCGGGCGTGCCGGTGGACAGCTTCGACCGCACTTATATGGGCTGCGTCCTGCCCGCCGGCCTCGGCCAGGCGCCCGCGCGCCAGGCATCGATCAAGGCGGGCCTGCCCAAGTCGGTCCAGGCGACCACGGTCAACAAGGTCTGCGGCAGCGGCATGCAGACCGTCATCATGGGCTCCGAAGCGCTCGCGAGCGGTAGCGTCAACTATGTGGTCGCCGGCGGCATGGAGAGCATGACCAATGCGCCGTACCTGCTGAAAAAGCACCGTTCGGGTGCGCGACTGGGCCACGACACCGCCTACGACCACATGTTCCTCGACGGGCTGGAAGATGCCTACGAGGAAGGCCGCGCGATGGGCACTTTCGCGCAGGAAACCGCCGACGAATACCAGCTGACGCGCGAGCAGATGGACGAGTATTCCATCGAATCGCTTCGCCGCGCCAATGCCGCGATCGAGAGCGGTGCCTTTGCTGACGAGGTCGTTCCGATCACCATCGTGACCCGCAAGGGCGAGACCGTGGTCGAGCACGACGAGCAGCCCGGCAAGGGCAAGCCCGACAATATCCCGAGCCTGCGCCCCGCTTTTGCCAAGGACGGCACGATTACCGCCGCGACCTCGTCGAGCATTTCGGACGGTGCCGCTGCCGTGGTCCTCACACGCGAAAGCGTGGCCAAGGAAAACGGCCAGACGCCCGTCGCGAAGATCGTCGCCCTTGCGGCGCATGCACAGGAGCCTGCGAAGTTCACCGTGGCACCCATCGGTGCGATCGAGAAAGTGCTCGAACAGGCTGGCTGGTCGGCCGACGAAGTCGACCTGTGGGAAGTGAACGAAGCCTTCGCCTGCGTCGCCATGTTCGCGATGCGCGACATCGGCATACCGCACGAGAAGATCAACGTGAACGGCGGCGGCACCGCGCTGGGTCACCCCATCGGCGCCAGCGGCACGCGGATCATCGTCACCCTGCTCAACGCGCTCAAGCAGCAGGGCAAGAAGAAGGGCATCGCGAGCCTGTGCATCGGCGGCGGCGAAGCCACGGCCGTTGCGGTGGAGATGATGTGA
- a CDS encoding SH3 domain-containing protein — MLKRATMLAAGLALLIASPAGGQNVETPYWATIDVTEANMRVGPSAEYRIAWIYKRKGLPVKVVRLREGWRLVEDPSGERGWIAARLLSRTRGAIVTGEGLAEMRDAGTIDSAIKWRLEPGVVGKLGDCADNWCEFAVEKRSGFVEADRLWGAGEP; from the coding sequence ATGCTGAAACGCGCAACCATGCTTGCCGCAGGCCTTGCCTTGCTGATCGCCAGCCCCGCCGGGGGGCAGAATGTCGAGACGCCATATTGGGCGACGATAGACGTCACCGAAGCGAACATGCGCGTGGGACCGAGCGCGGAATACCGGATCGCGTGGATCTACAAGCGCAAGGGGTTGCCGGTAAAAGTGGTGCGCCTTCGCGAAGGGTGGCGGCTGGTCGAGGACCCCAGCGGCGAGCGCGGCTGGATCGCCGCCCGCCTGCTGAGCCGCACGCGCGGCGCGATCGTGACGGGCGAGGGTCTTGCCGAGATGCGCGACGCGGGAACGATAGACTCCGCGATCAAGTGGCGGCTCGAGCCGGGCGTGGTCGGCAAGCTTGGCGACTGCGCCGACAACTGGTGCGAATTCGCGGTGGAAAAGCGCTCGGGCTTCGTCGAGGCGGACCGCCTGTGGGGCGCAGGCGAGCCATAG
- a CDS encoding 2-hydroxyacid dehydrogenase, translating to MASASQSPARRIEGTPRVIVTRALSPDIEARMAELFDCRFNPSDTPLSREQLLAAMRETDVLVPTVTDRIDAEMIANAGDRLRLIASFGAGTDHLDLAAAAKRRITVTNTPSVFTEDTADLALALIIGVPRRMREGVALVRSGEWTGWAPTALLGRKLAGKTLGIVGMGRIGQAVAHRAKAFGLDIAYHNRKRLPEAVERMFGATYVETLDEMLAQADILTLHCPANPESRGMLDADAIRRMKPGAFLINTARGDLVDQEALIAALESGRLAGAGLDVYPDEPDVDPRLLAHPNVMTLPHIGSATAEGRVASGEKVIANIRFWADGHRPPDQVLDALF from the coding sequence ATGGCCAGCGCATCTCAATCTCCCGCCCGCCGCATCGAAGGCACACCCCGCGTCATCGTTACTCGCGCGCTCTCCCCCGACATCGAGGCGCGCATGGCGGAGCTGTTCGACTGCCGCTTCAACCCCAGCGACACGCCGCTTTCGCGCGAGCAGCTGCTGGCCGCGATGCGGGAGACCGACGTGCTGGTGCCCACCGTGACCGACCGGATCGATGCGGAGATGATCGCGAATGCGGGCGATCGTCTGCGCCTCATCGCCAGTTTCGGCGCGGGCACGGATCATCTCGATCTGGCCGCAGCGGCGAAGCGGCGCATCACCGTGACCAACACGCCCAGCGTATTCACCGAAGACACCGCCGACTTGGCTTTGGCGCTGATCATCGGCGTGCCCCGGCGCATGCGCGAAGGCGTGGCGCTGGTCCGCAGCGGCGAGTGGACCGGCTGGGCGCCCACCGCGCTGCTCGGCCGCAAGCTGGCCGGCAAGACGCTGGGCATCGTCGGCATGGGCCGCATCGGCCAGGCCGTGGCGCATCGCGCCAAGGCCTTCGGGCTCGACATCGCCTACCACAACCGCAAGCGGCTGCCCGAAGCGGTCGAACGGATGTTTGGGGCCACCTATGTCGAAACCCTGGACGAGATGCTGGCGCAGGCCGACATCCTCACCCTGCACTGCCCCGCCAACCCGGAAAGCCGCGGTATGCTGGACGCTGATGCGATCCGGCGCATGAAGCCGGGCGCGTTCCTCATCAACACCGCGCGCGGCGACCTGGTCGATCAGGAAGCGCTGATCGCGGCGCTCGAAAGCGGCCGTCTCGCGGGCGCGGGGCTGGACGTCTATCCGGACGAGCCGGACGTCGATCCGCGCCTGCTCGCCCACCCCAACGTGATGACCCTGCCCCATATCGGCAGCGCCACCGCCGAAGGCCGCGTCGCGTCGGGCGAGAAGGTGATCGCCAATATCCGCTTCTGGGCCGACGGCCACCGCCCGCCCGATCAGGTGCTCGACGCGCTCTTCTGA
- a CDS encoding ammonium transporter: MMRSALALLTVVFLASGANAQEVGALVTNNTGDTAWVLAASALVLMMTLPGLVLLYGGLVRSKNVLSVALQTGAVASIVSVLWIVVGYTLAFGDVGNGWFGNGRAWMLIELTNLRGGTTVPESTFVLFQMTFAMIAPALMIGAWVDRARFSWVVIFCALWSVAVYAPVAHWIWGGGWLASSFGTADFAGGLVVHTTAGVSALVVAVMMGRRRGFPDKPLIPHAPALTMVGAALLWVGWFGLTGGSAMAATDDASSAIINTHVAASVAALVWLLIERINFGKPTAIGWATGAVAGLATITPAAGYISPGAAILFGALAAVVCHFAVLQVRRWGIDDSLDVFAVHGVGGILGSLLLGLFMSSALGGTGYPEGVTPAGQLGAQALGVAAVALWSAVLTGILALAINIFSPMRVKKKHEMEGLDISSHGERGWHFTD; encoded by the coding sequence ATGATGCGATCGGCACTGGCTTTGCTGACGGTGGTTTTTCTTGCGAGCGGGGCAAATGCGCAGGAGGTCGGCGCGCTCGTCACCAATAATACCGGCGACACCGCGTGGGTCCTCGCTGCATCGGCGCTGGTGCTGATGATGACGCTGCCGGGTCTCGTGCTGCTTTACGGCGGGCTCGTGCGGTCTAAGAACGTGCTCTCGGTCGCGCTGCAGACCGGCGCGGTCGCCAGTATCGTATCGGTTCTGTGGATCGTTGTGGGCTACACGCTCGCTTTCGGCGACGTCGGCAATGGCTGGTTCGGCAACGGGCGCGCCTGGATGCTGATCGAACTGACCAACTTGCGCGGCGGAACCACCGTGCCCGAAAGCACCTTCGTGCTGTTCCAGATGACCTTTGCCATGATTGCGCCCGCGCTGATGATCGGCGCATGGGTCGACCGCGCCCGGTTCAGCTGGGTCGTGATCTTTTGCGCCCTGTGGAGCGTCGCAGTCTACGCACCGGTCGCGCACTGGATCTGGGGCGGCGGCTGGCTAGCGAGCAGCTTCGGCACGGCGGACTTCGCAGGCGGCCTCGTGGTTCACACCACTGCGGGCGTTTCCGCACTCGTCGTTGCGGTCATGATGGGCCGGCGCCGGGGCTTTCCCGACAAGCCGCTGATCCCGCACGCTCCGGCCCTGACGATGGTCGGTGCGGCGCTGCTGTGGGTCGGATGGTTCGGCTTGACCGGCGGATCGGCGATGGCGGCGACCGACGATGCGTCGAGCGCGATCATCAACACGCATGTCGCGGCCAGCGTCGCGGCGCTCGTCTGGCTGCTGATCGAGCGGATCAATTTCGGTAAGCCGACCGCGATCGGCTGGGCCACCGGCGCTGTCGCGGGGCTGGCGACGATCACGCCCGCAGCAGGCTACATCTCGCCCGGAGCCGCGATCCTGTTCGGTGCGCTGGCGGCAGTGGTCTGTCACTTCGCGGTCCTTCAGGTGCGCAGGTGGGGCATCGACGATTCGCTCGACGTCTTCGCGGTGCACGGCGTCGGCGGCATCCTGGGCTCCCTCCTGCTGGGCCTGTTCATGTCGTCAGCGCTTGGCGGCACGGGTTATCCGGAAGGGGTGACGCCTGCCGGGCAGCTGGGTGCGCAGGCGCTGGGCGTAGCTGCAGTCGCGCTCTGGAGCGCAGTACTGACCGGGATCCTCGCGCTGGCGATCAACATCTTCTCCCCCATGCGGGTGAAAAAGAAGCACGAGATGGAAGGCCTCGACATCTCCAGCCACGGCGAGCGCGGCTGGCATTTCACCGACTAG
- a CDS encoding lipase family alpha/beta hydrolase, with protein MPQPKDDHQAPSFGSWLRELPNLPKIWSSPIRRVRIDGQPKSDQERPPVLVLPGILSSDPATSLMRRTLIASGYDAFPAQLGVVTGVTPEIFARAEARLDEIYRETGRKVALVGISLGGLYARVLAQRHPEQVALVMTLGTPFSGDRRANNAWRVYEAINDHTVDDPPLPDDPRQKPPVRTIAIWSPADGVVAPACSRGEEGECDRAIEVPERHFEFSASRASIGRVIAILDEETGENSPRGGS; from the coding sequence ATGCCCCAGCCAAAGGACGACCATCAGGCTCCGTCCTTCGGCTCGTGGCTGCGCGAATTGCCGAATCTGCCGAAGATCTGGTCGAGCCCGATCCGGCGGGTGCGGATCGATGGGCAGCCCAAATCCGATCAAGAACGGCCGCCCGTCCTCGTGCTGCCGGGTATCCTCTCGAGCGATCCGGCGACCTCGCTGATGCGGCGCACGCTGATCGCCTCGGGCTATGATGCCTTTCCCGCACAGTTGGGTGTTGTCACGGGAGTGACGCCGGAGATCTTCGCGCGCGCCGAGGCGCGGCTCGACGAGATTTATCGCGAGACGGGCCGGAAGGTGGCGCTGGTCGGGATCAGCCTCGGCGGCCTCTACGCCCGCGTTCTGGCGCAGCGCCATCCCGAACAGGTCGCGCTTGTGATGACGCTGGGCACGCCCTTTTCGGGCGACCGGCGTGCGAACAATGCCTGGCGCGTCTATGAAGCGATCAACGATCATACGGTCGACGATCCGCCCCTGCCGGACGATCCGCGCCAGAAGCCGCCGGTGCGCACCATCGCGATCTGGTCGCCTGCGGATGGCGTCGTGGCACCTGCCTGCTCGCGCGGGGAGGAGGGCGAGTGCGACCGTGCGATCGAAGTGCCCGAACGGCATTTCGAATTTTCCGCCAGCCGCGCCTCGATCGGCCGGGTGATCGCGATTCTCGACGAGGAAACCGGCGAGAATTCCCCTCGCGGCGGCAGCTAG